A region of Paenimyroides aestuarii DNA encodes the following proteins:
- a CDS encoding helix-turn-helix domain-containing protein, whose amino-acid sequence MQIGNIPVCTIDMFAGNAHDFWMGSVDDALKNPVFRSAHQARFYMVFINENASGTIAINNQSYVLSDFQIAVVKPNSINQIDCKTTSNSQVICFAEAFFSLRYHENMLDQFSFLENENAAFISVSSQCFYSLKEMVGLAEKEFLSNKKDALKALRSYLNIILIEINRNYKPLKVSISQGFAKDKALKFQQLIKKHAHENALPSFYADKLHISTNYLNRISKQHFGVSAGAFIRNHIILESKRILHFTSLTVSEIAFQLGFDHVSYFSAFFKKETGETPEQFRKSK is encoded by the coding sequence ATGCAGATAGGTAATATACCCGTTTGTACTATTGACATGTTTGCTGGCAACGCCCACGATTTTTGGATGGGTTCTGTTGATGATGCACTAAAAAATCCGGTGTTTCGGTCGGCACATCAAGCACGGTTTTATATGGTGTTTATCAACGAGAATGCCAGTGGAACAATTGCGATTAACAATCAATCGTATGTTTTAAGCGATTTTCAAATTGCCGTTGTAAAACCAAATAGTATCAACCAAATAGATTGTAAAACAACTTCAAATAGCCAAGTAATTTGTTTTGCAGAAGCCTTTTTTTCGTTGCGTTATCACGAAAATATGTTGGATCAATTTTCTTTTCTAGAAAATGAAAACGCCGCATTTATCTCGGTTTCTAGTCAATGCTTTTATTCATTAAAAGAGATGGTTGGTCTTGCCGAAAAAGAATTTTTATCAAACAAAAAAGACGCTTTAAAAGCGTTGCGTTCATATCTCAATATCATTTTAATTGAAATCAACCGAAACTACAAACCTTTAAAAGTTTCTATATCTCAAGGTTTTGCCAAAGATAAGGCCTTAAAGTTTCAACAGTTAATTAAAAAGCACGCTCATGAAAATGCACTGCCATCGTTTTATGCCGATAAATTGCATATAAGCACTAATTATTTAAACCGAATCAGCAAACAACATTTTGGTGTGTCGGCAGGTGCTTTTATCCGAAATCATATTATTTTAGAATCAAAACGAATTTTACACTTTACTAGTTTAACGGTCAGCGAAATAGCTTTTCAGTTAGGATTTGATCATGTTTCCTATTTCAGTGCATTTTTTAAAAAGGAAACAGGAGAAACGCCAGAACAATTTAGAAAATCAAAATAA